ATGACCACCACCCGCGCCTGGCGCAGCGCGCCCATCAACAGCACCCCCACACCCAGGGTGGTCAACACGCGCATCTGGGGCTTCAGCACCTCCCCCACGCGCACGCGCTGGCGTTGCGCCCGCGGCACGGAGAGGTGGCGCGGCGCGGTGAACACCAGTGTGCCGATGCCCAGGACCACCATGGCGGCGGCAAAGAGGTACGTCGCTGGCAGCCCCCACGCGTGAATGATCGCGGCGCCGGCGAACGGGCCCACAAAATTGCCGATGCGCCACGTCCCGGCGAGAGTCGTGAGGCTGCGCCCACGAGTGGCGAGCGGCGCCACAGCGTCGACGTGGGCTTGGCGCGCGACGTGGACGCCTCCGTGGCCTACACCGATAACGGCCACGCCCACCGCCAGGACTGCGATCTGGCCAGCGCTGGCGCATACTGCCGCACCGGCGGCGAGCACACCGTAGGTGCCGAAAGTGGCCGGGATGGGGCCCCACCGAGTGGACGCCCACCCGCCAAGCGCTGAGCCCGCCATGCGTCCGGCTGAATACACCGCGACCGCGATGGACGCGACTGCGGCTGGCTCGCCGAGTGATAGCGCCGACAAGGCAAAGATGGGAAGCGTGGCGCCGATGCCGATCTCGGCGAGCAACGTGGGGAGGTACATCGACAGCGCGAGTACCCGCACCACTCCCCTGGCGGGCTGCTCGTTGCTACTCAGCGGGCGCCTCCGGCGCCTTCTCTTGCTCCGCGTCGTCCGGCGTGGTGTCGTGATCGACTGGGCTCTCGGTCGGGGCGTCAGGCGCCACCTCGGTTTCAGGCGCCACCTCAGTCTCAGCCGTCGGCTCGACTTCGGTCTCAGGCGCTGGCTCTGGCTCGGGCTCCTGCGTCGTCAAGTCAAGCGCATCCATGGCGCCGGAGTCGATGACAGGATCCGCTGAGGGCCACTCGGAGGCGCGACGCTCGGCGTCCGTCTGAGAATGCGCGCCACAACCGTGATCCATGCTGACCACTCGGCCGTCGGAAGGCGACCACTCATTGGCACACACGCCGAACATCGTGCGCATCGATCCCGCCACTGGGAGCAGGAAGGCGCAGGTCGCACATTGTGCGCCTGCCGCGACGGCCGATGCCGCCGTGGGCCCATGCGAGCCCCGATACCAGCGCTGGGCAGTTGCTTCGCGCGCCTCGGGGGCGAGCACACGTTCACGACCAAGCCCGAACTCAAAGTTCGCGATCTCGTCGCGGTCCTCGTCACCCGTCTCGGTGTAACCGGGGATCAGACGCGGGTCCTCAGCCTGGAAGGGAAGGATCATTCCCGGCTCGAGGTCGCCCGGCTGGACGCGCTCGGACCACGGCACCCAGGTGGGAGCGAGCAACGCTTCGCTTCCGGGCAACAGCGCCGACTCGCATACCGTCACGACATCGTCCACGACCGCGAGATCAACGGTCCACTCCCAGCCCCTGTAACCGGGCAGCTGGCACGCGAATCGTACGGTCACCAGACCGTCGGCCCCTGGCTCGCTTCCGAGGA
The Demequina sp. TMPB413 DNA segment above includes these coding regions:
- a CDS encoding MFS transporter is translated as MRVLALSMYLPTLLAEIGIGATLPIFALSALSLGEPAAVASIAVAVYSAGRMAGSALGGWASTRWGPIPATFGTYGVLAAGAAVCASAGQIAVLAVGVAVIGVGHGGVHVARQAHVDAVAPLATRGRSLTTLAGTWRIGNFVGPFAGAAIIHAWGLPATYLFAAAMVVLGIGTLVFTAPRHLSVPRAQRQRVRVGEVLKPQMRVLTTLGVGVLLMGALRQARVVVIPLWAAHIGMSDSGASLVFGVATAIDMAMFIPAGYVMDRFGRVWTAVPSAIALAVGASLLPATSTPWQVGVVALLIGLGHGWGSGVVMTLGADAAPEQGKAVFLGAWSILQDAGGLLGPVIVAAGAAIALPLGFFAVGGVGAATVGVLHRFTPRWQLPHSSRA
- a CDS encoding DUF3027 domain-containing protein, whose translation is MSLAVEDRIADAARTAVIETAGDESPVGQLLGSEPGADGLVTVRFACQLPGYRGWEWTVDLAVVDDVVTVCESALLPGSEALLAPTWVPWSERVQPGDLEPGMILPFQAEDPRLIPGYTETGDEDRDEIANFEFGLGRERVLAPEAREATAQRWYRGSHGPTAASAVAAGAQCATCAFLLPVAGSMRTMFGVCANEWSPSDGRVVSMDHGCGAHSQTDAERRASEWPSADPVIDSGAMDALDLTTQEPEPEPAPETEVEPTAETEVAPETEVAPDAPTESPVDHDTTPDDAEQEKAPEAPAE